A DNA window from Bradyrhizobium sp. CCBAU 53421 contains the following coding sequences:
- a CDS encoding adenylate/guanylate cyclase domain-containing protein yields the protein MTETRKLAAILAADVVGYSRLAGTDEDRTLARLRALRSDLIDPTIAVHHGRVVKRTGDGSLIEFRSVVDAVRCAIEVQNGMIERNAGLPPERRIEFRVGIHLGDVVEESDGDLMGDGVNIAARLEGIAKPGSICLSEDAYRLVKARLDLAVSDLGPTQLKNIVEPVRVYSLEVGVASKALPATQREAAAHEMPSAQFALSDKPSIAVLPFANMSGDPEQEHFADGIAEDIITSLSRLRGFFVIARNSTFTYKGRAIEVKTIARELGVRYVLEGSIRKATNRVRVTAQLIDGQSGNHVWAERYDRELKDIFAVQDEITESIAGAIEPQLHVAEIIRAQHKTPSSLNAWELVMQAMDRISRFTEADSRAGMALLDRAIAADTGYSRAYAHKAWLTVWRAFQGWDAMGPALAEASDSVAKALQFDADDPWAYVARTILCIATRGGGETVAAARKAVELNPNFAYGHSFLGAGLALAGDGDGALAAIAHAIRLSPRDLMRDEFDLFFAFAWFQKGDYAKAADFAAEAATVRPGHAYPNIMLAASSALAGDQQRAAAALARVQALVPGFNRVVAANQNAYVREDDRARLMTGLQKAGLSA from the coding sequence GTGACGGAAACCCGGAAACTCGCAGCGATCCTAGCGGCGGATGTGGTCGGCTACAGCCGGCTTGCCGGTACCGACGAAGATCGCACCCTGGCGCGGCTGCGGGCGCTGCGCAGCGATCTGATCGATCCGACTATCGCGGTGCATCATGGGCGCGTGGTGAAGCGCACCGGCGACGGGAGCCTCATCGAGTTTCGCAGCGTGGTCGATGCCGTGCGCTGCGCTATCGAGGTGCAGAACGGAATGATCGAGCGCAACGCCGGCCTTCCGCCCGAGCGCCGCATCGAATTCCGTGTCGGCATCCATCTAGGCGACGTTGTCGAGGAGAGCGACGGCGATCTCATGGGCGACGGCGTCAACATCGCCGCGCGATTGGAGGGCATCGCCAAGCCCGGCAGCATCTGTCTGTCGGAAGACGCCTACCGTCTGGTAAAAGCGAGGCTCGATCTCGCGGTCAGCGATCTTGGCCCGACGCAACTGAAGAACATCGTCGAGCCAGTTCGAGTCTATTCGCTTGAAGTCGGCGTCGCCAGCAAGGCATTGCCTGCGACGCAACGGGAGGCTGCAGCGCACGAAATGCCTTCGGCACAGTTCGCGCTGTCCGACAAGCCGTCAATCGCCGTCCTTCCATTTGCCAACATGTCAGGCGACCCGGAGCAGGAGCACTTTGCCGACGGAATTGCCGAGGATATCATCACTTCGCTATCCCGGCTCCGTGGGTTTTTCGTGATCGCACGCAATTCGACCTTCACTTACAAAGGTCGAGCCATAGAGGTAAAGACGATCGCGCGGGAGCTTGGTGTCCGGTATGTGCTTGAGGGTAGCATCCGCAAGGCGACGAACCGCGTGCGGGTGACGGCTCAGCTTATCGATGGCCAGAGTGGCAATCACGTTTGGGCCGAACGCTACGATCGTGAGCTCAAGGACATCTTCGCCGTCCAGGACGAGATCACCGAGAGCATCGCCGGGGCAATCGAACCGCAGCTTCACGTCGCCGAAATTATCCGAGCCCAGCACAAGACGCCGTCCAGCCTCAACGCCTGGGAACTGGTCATGCAGGCGATGGATCGGATCAGCCGGTTCACCGAGGCCGACAGCCGGGCCGGGATGGCGTTACTCGACCGCGCTATTGCAGCCGATACGGGCTATTCCCGCGCCTACGCCCACAAGGCTTGGCTGACCGTGTGGCGCGCGTTTCAAGGGTGGGACGCGATGGGACCTGCACTTGCGGAAGCCAGTGACAGCGTGGCCAAGGCGCTGCAATTCGACGCCGATGATCCCTGGGCTTACGTCGCCCGCACCATATTATGTATCGCTACGCGAGGCGGCGGTGAGACCGTCGCCGCGGCGCGCAAGGCGGTCGAGCTCAACCCGAACTTCGCCTATGGTCATTCGTTCCTCGGCGCTGGCCTTGCGCTCGCCGGCGACGGCGACGGCGCGCTCGCAGCCATTGCCCACGCAATTCGTCTAAGTCCACGCGATCTGATGCGGGACGAGTTCGATCTCTTTTTCGCCTTCGCTTGGTTCCAGAAGGGCGACTACGCCAAGGCGGCGGACTTTGCTGCCGAAGCCGCGACGGTGCGGCCGGGCCATGCCTATCCGAACATCATGCTGGCGGCGAGCAGCGCCCTCGCCGGCGACCAGCAGCGGGCGGCGGCAGCACTTGCACGCGTCCAGGCGCTGGTTCCCGGATTTAATCGAGTCGTTGCGGCGAACCAGAACGCTTATGTGCGGGAGGACGACCGCGCACGTCTTATGACTGGCTTACAGAAGGCAGGGCTTTCGGCGTAA
- a CDS encoding lipocalin-like domain-containing protein gives MEDKMRILPVTTGLTLAFLTSGAAAAQQASQLSAVGDWKLTAIYDKFEDGHLRNTWGDKPQGLLQLSAGGLISLQVMGGNRPPKSETVPTEPVGPVRCSYGTYVLDISGKTLKFVVQQDSYPQFIGVTRTLKVEELTPTTLKFSVAPIHDPKGGDFTPHLEFARIQ, from the coding sequence GTGGAGGACAAGATGCGGATATTGCCAGTCACGACAGGATTGACGTTGGCCTTTTTGACTAGCGGCGCGGCGGCCGCTCAACAAGCAAGCCAGTTGTCAGCGGTCGGAGATTGGAAGCTAACGGCGATCTACGACAAATTCGAGGATGGACATCTTCGAAATACTTGGGGAGACAAGCCGCAGGGTCTGCTGCAGCTTAGCGCGGGCGGTCTTATCAGCTTGCAAGTTATGGGTGGAAACAGGCCGCCGAAGTCCGAAACCGTTCCGACTGAGCCAGTTGGGCCAGTACGGTGCTCGTACGGAACGTACGTCCTGGACATAAGTGGCAAAACGTTGAAATTTGTCGTTCAGCAAGACAGCTATCCGCAATTCATTGGCGTTACCCGGACTCTCAAGGTGGAGGAACTTACACCCACTACACTGAAGTTCTCAGTGGCGCCGATACACGATCCGAAAGGCGGAGACTTCACGCCGCATCTGGAGTTCGCGCGCATTCAATAG
- a CDS encoding CarD family transcriptional regulator, producing MNFDYQPSANHSGHTQSAAPAAHQADGCQSNKARFGFKTTDLIVYPAHGVGQIVAIEEQTVAGACLEFFVVYFEKSKMTLRVPTSRAAKTGMRRLSEPGTVQHVRRILGQPPHKARGNWSRIAHEYESKINSGDIVAIAEVMRDLHRRAASPDQNYAERQLYTTAVDRLSEELALVSGMTEQEAVKELESLIVIEVKRSA from the coding sequence ATGAATTTTGACTATCAGCCTAGCGCTAATCATTCAGGTCACACGCAATCAGCTGCGCCCGCTGCCCATCAGGCGGATGGATGCCAGAGCAACAAGGCGCGCTTTGGATTCAAGACGACTGACCTCATCGTCTACCCTGCGCACGGTGTCGGTCAAATCGTTGCGATCGAAGAGCAGACTGTAGCCGGCGCCTGCCTCGAGTTCTTCGTCGTCTATTTCGAGAAGAGCAAGATGACACTACGCGTTCCAACGAGCAGAGCGGCCAAAACCGGGATGCGTCGGTTGTCCGAGCCTGGCACCGTCCAGCATGTACGACGAATCCTGGGTCAACCACCTCATAAGGCGCGGGGCAATTGGTCCCGGATTGCTCACGAGTACGAAAGCAAGATCAATTCGGGTGATATTGTTGCAATTGCCGAAGTGATGCGCGACCTCCACAGGCGCGCCGCCAGCCCGGACCAGAACTACGCCGAACGTCAGCTCTACACGACGGCCGTTGATCGCTTGTCCGAAGAGTTAGCTCTTGTTAGCGGCATGACCGAACAAGAAGCGGTGAAAGAACTGGAAAGCTTGATAGTCATCGAAGTGAAGCGCAGCGCCTAG
- a CDS encoding SDR family oxidoreductase: MSPETTEKVKTALLNGATVSQIISGKPVGGGMRDPSLRIADAQRLAASRRLDPELNRFIAEATANNNGRGQQLRFAKARARIQSAIRREEANDGVAYVTPLRMADEAQYDRLMDTNVKSVFFSVQAVEPIMREGGSIIVTTAWLNQVGVPGRAVLSASKAAVRSFARTMSAELIHRRIRVNAISPGLIDIPILRGVGQSEHPGQTDAQFRDYLAGASATIPIGRLGRADEIAAAVLFLASDASSYMLARNWSSMAAPPSSNVANEVCFENVSFWLISDLGRRPRSRSS, from the coding sequence TTGTCTCCAGAGACGACCGAAAAAGTGAAGACAGCTCTACTCAACGGAGCAACAGTCAGCCAGATCATATCTGGCAAGCCTGTTGGAGGTGGAATGCGCGATCCAAGTTTGCGCATTGCGGACGCCCAGAGATTGGCAGCGTCGCGCCGTCTGGATCCGGAGCTAAATAGGTTTATCGCAGAAGCTACGGCCAACAATAACGGCCGCGGACAGCAACTCAGATTTGCCAAGGCGCGTGCTCGAATCCAGTCGGCCATTAGGCGCGAAGAAGCTAACGACGGTGTGGCGTATGTCACGCCGCTGAGGATGGCCGACGAGGCGCAGTACGACCGTCTGATGGACACCAATGTGAAGTCGGTGTTCTTCTCGGTTCAGGCCGTCGAACCAATCATGCGTGAGGGCGGCTCGATCATCGTTACGACGGCTTGGCTGAACCAGGTCGGCGTGCCAGGGCGCGCGGTGCTTTCGGCTTCAAAGGCGGCCGTGCGCTCGTTTGCCCGCACCATGTCGGCGGAACTGATACATCGGCGCATTCGCGTCAATGCGATCAGTCCGGGACTCATCGACATCCCTATCCTTCGGGGAGTGGGTCAATCTGAACATCCCGGACAGACTGACGCGCAATTCCGTGACTATCTCGCAGGCGCGAGCGCCACGATTCCAATTGGGCGTCTTGGGCGCGCCGACGAAATTGCCGCCGCCGTGCTCTTCCTCGCTAGTGATGCGTCAAGTTACATGCTGGCTCGGAATTGGTCGTCGATGGCGGCTCCGCCGAGCTCTAATGTTGCCAATGAGGTTTGCTTTGAGAATGTCTCCTTTTGGCTCATCAGCGACCTCGGGAGACGTCCGCGGTCGCGCAGCTCTTAG
- a CDS encoding DUF736 domain-containing protein produces MANIGSFKKVGNDFQGEIVTLSLQAKGVRIVAETSRSNDNAPSHRIYVGRAEIGAAWSKRSEEGRDYLSLKLDDPSFNAPIYANLFDDEGGEGYTLLWSRPRKNGE; encoded by the coding sequence ATGGCTAACATCGGTTCTTTCAAGAAGGTCGGTAACGATTTCCAGGGTGAGATTGTCACGCTGAGCCTGCAAGCTAAGGGCGTCCGTATCGTCGCCGAGACAAGCCGGTCCAACGACAACGCCCCCAGTCACCGCATCTACGTGGGTCGCGCGGAAATCGGGGCAGCCTGGTCGAAGCGCTCCGAGGAGGGCCGCGACTACCTCTCGCTCAAGCTCGACGACCCGTCGTTCAACGCGCCGATTTACGCGAACTTGTTCGATGACGAGGGCGGTGAAGGCTATACCCTCCTCTGGTCGCGGCCGCGCAAGAACGGCGAGTAA
- a CDS encoding DUF2285 domain-containing protein — translation MNGPPLDPDVADVAPNEPALTAYDEQHVVTYIRLLQAEGEGADWREVAQLVLHIDPEREPDRARSAYQSHLARAKWMTEQGRLLRGTGSK, via the coding sequence ATGAATGGGCCGCCACTAGATCCTGACGTCGCGGATGTCGCGCCGAACGAGCCGGCGCTGACGGCATATGACGAACAGCATGTCGTCACGTACATTCGCCTTCTGCAGGCGGAAGGCGAGGGGGCGGACTGGCGCGAAGTTGCTCAATTGGTCTTGCATATAGACCCAGAGCGAGAACCAGACCGCGCGAGAAGCGCATATCAAAGTCATCTTGCGCGCGCCAAATGGATGACTGAACAGGGCCGCCTACTACGTGGCACCGGATCGAAATAG
- a CDS encoding helix-turn-helix domain-containing protein yields the protein MKARALVAWNVRRIRVARGIPQEQLAYDAEIDRSYMSGLERQTENPTIDLLERLAETLGVRLSEFFVEPPRGAATPKPLAKGRKRIRPTPKSK from the coding sequence ATGAAAGCTCGTGCGCTTGTGGCCTGGAACGTCCGCCGAATCCGCGTCGCTCGCGGTATTCCGCAAGAGCAATTGGCATATGATGCTGAGATTGATCGCTCATATATGAGCGGCTTGGAGCGACAAACCGAGAATCCAACCATTGATCTGCTCGAGCGACTGGCCGAAACGCTAGGTGTTCGGCTCTCAGAATTCTTTGTTGAACCGCCCAGGGGAGCCGCCACGCCAAAGCCATTAGCCAAGGGCCGGAAACGGATTCGTCCCACCCCTAAGAGCAAGTAG